A DNA window from Pyrus communis chromosome 3, drPyrComm1.1, whole genome shotgun sequence contains the following coding sequences:
- the LOC137728017 gene encoding cold-regulated 413 plasma membrane protein 1-like has product MAKKQSYLKMMTESDAADLISSDFKELGAAAKKLAGHAVRLGSLGFGTAFLKWVASFAAIYLLILDRTNWKSNILTGLLIPYIFFTLPSILFNIFRGEIGKWIALVAVVLRLFFPKRFPDWLELPAALILLIVVAPSLLADTVRGDWIGVVICLLIAGYLLQEHIRAAGGFRDAFTKAGGISNTVGIVILFVYPVWAIVLYIL; this is encoded by the exons ATGGCAAAAAAACAGAGCtacttgaagatgatgactgAATCGGATGCTGCCGATTTGATCAGCAGCGATTTCAAAGAGCTCGGCGCTGCTGCTAAGAAGCTCGCCGGCCACGCCGTCCGCCTCGGCAGCTTGGGATTCGGAACTGCTTTTCTCAAATGGGTTGCTTCGTTTGCTGCAAT CTATCTGTTGATCTTGGATCGAACAAACTGGAAATCGAACATTCTTACAGGGCTATTGATCCCCTACATTTTCTTTACCCTTCCTTCAATATTGTTCAACATCTTCAG GGGAGAGATTGGAAAATGGATTGCTCTCGTTGCTGTTGTCTTACGGCTTTTCTTCCCTAAACGTTTCCCAG ACTGGCTGGAGTTGCCCGCAGCGTTGATTCTTCTTATAGTGGTTGCTCCTAGTTTATTGGCGGACACCGTGAGAGGCGACTGGATTGGTGTGGTAATATGTCTTCTCATCGCCGGTTATTTGCTGCAAGAACACATCCGGGCAGCTGGTGGGTTCAGAGACGCTTTCACCAAAGCTGGTGGAATATCGAACACTGTTGGCATAGTCATTCTGTTCGTCTACCCTGTTTGGGCGATTGTTCTTTATATCTTGTAG